One genomic window of Hymenobacter sp. J193 includes the following:
- a CDS encoding alpha/beta hydrolase, with translation MSAAREHHLAVSRTARYFQAGELGLHTRQLWVVCHGYGQLAQYFIRHFTPLTDADPALVVVAPEGLSRFYLQGTSGRVGATWMTREDRLTEIEDYVAYLNLLTESLLAQVPTDVRVTVLGFSQGSATVGRWLARARFRPARLVLWAGAFPPDVDFSVASHLARRVPITLVCGTHDQYISEADLTAQQAFLHGLGCTPTVLRFDGGHELNANVLRQLHAEA, from the coding sequence CCCGGGAGCATCATCTTGCCGTATCGCGCACGGCCCGCTACTTTCAGGCGGGCGAGTTGGGGCTGCATACCCGGCAGCTGTGGGTGGTGTGCCACGGCTACGGGCAGCTGGCGCAGTACTTCATCCGCCACTTCACCCCCCTCACCGATGCCGACCCGGCTTTGGTAGTGGTGGCGCCGGAGGGCCTCTCCCGTTTCTATCTGCAGGGCACCAGCGGCCGGGTGGGTGCTACCTGGATGACGCGTGAAGACCGGCTAACGGAAATAGAGGATTACGTGGCTTATCTCAATCTGCTCACGGAAAGCCTACTGGCGCAGGTGCCAACCGATGTGCGCGTCACGGTGCTGGGGTTTTCACAGGGCTCCGCCACGGTGGGGCGCTGGCTGGCCCGTGCCCGGTTTCGGCCGGCCCGGCTGGTGCTCTGGGCCGGCGCCTTTCCGCCCGATGTCGACTTCTCCGTAGCCTCACATCTGGCGCGGCGCGTGCCTATCACGCTGGTGTGCGGCACCCACGACCAATACATTTCCGAAGCCGACCTCACCGCCCAACAGGCGTTTCTGCACGGCCTGGGCTGCACACCTACCGTGTTGCGCTTCGATGGCGGCCACGAGCTGAATGCCAACGTGCTACGCCAGCTCCACGCCGAAGCCTAG
- a CDS encoding SDR family NAD(P)-dependent oxidoreductase — MPIALITGASSGIGRATALVLAKAGFSLILTGRRRERLEEVARQLASTPTHLLTFDVRDQAATEAALAGLPMEFADIDVLINNAGNAHGLGPIQEGSVADWDAMLDGNVKGLLYVSRAVLPGMTKRQRGHVINIGSIAGHEAYPNGNVYCASKAAVAMLSKSMRLDLLPHGIRVAEVNPGAVQTEFAQVRFKGDEERAAAVYKGFQPLTAEDVADVIGFMVTRPPHVNIAEVLLLPAAQASTMHFRRDA, encoded by the coding sequence ATGCCTATTGCCCTGATTACGGGAGCTTCTTCGGGAATTGGCCGGGCTACGGCCCTGGTACTGGCAAAAGCCGGGTTTTCATTGATCCTGACGGGCCGCCGCCGGGAGCGGCTGGAGGAAGTGGCCCGGCAGCTGGCTTCCACGCCCACACACCTGCTCACGTTTGACGTGCGCGACCAGGCCGCTACCGAAGCGGCCTTGGCCGGTCTGCCGATGGAGTTTGCTGATATCGACGTGCTCATCAACAACGCTGGCAATGCCCACGGCCTCGGGCCCATTCAGGAAGGCAGCGTGGCCGACTGGGATGCCATGCTGGATGGCAACGTGAAGGGCCTGCTCTACGTGAGTCGGGCCGTGCTGCCGGGCATGACGAAGCGCCAGCGGGGCCACGTCATCAACATCGGCTCCATTGCCGGGCACGAGGCCTACCCCAACGGGAATGTGTACTGCGCGTCTAAAGCGGCCGTGGCGATGCTCAGCAAGTCGATGCGGCTGGACTTGCTGCCCCACGGCATTCGGGTAGCCGAGGTAAACCCCGGCGCCGTGCAGACGGAGTTTGCGCAGGTGCGCTTTAAAGGAGACGAGGAGCGTGCCGCCGCCGTGTACAAGGGCTTTCAGCCGCTTACGGCCGAGGATGTGGCCGACGTAATCGGGTTTATGGTAACGCGTCCACCCCACGTAAATATTGCCGAAGTGCTCTTGCTGCCGGCCGCCCAAGCCTCCACCATGCACTTCCGCCGCGACGCCTAG
- a CDS encoding porin family protein, with amino-acid sequence MATPHVRYQLHLYRHQVAALLLALGLLAGHAAEAQSPTRARRGRNGNVKTLFVNNLPGYDDKWFHGGFQLNVSATRFRVEHSPRYTQSREVSANAIMSPSFGVNFVGDARLADFFTLRFTPGVEFSNRRIEYKPLSYSPADSIKTQEVGGTVLEFPLLLKFHSERRRNSRMYLIAGAKASVSVTNRRQDPETSVLRTAGTDYSLEYGVGMDLFYPFFKFAPELRFSHGLPNVLQNNSDVYSRNLQRLRTNAVTLYLNFE; translated from the coding sequence ATGGCAACCCCTCACGTTCGGTATCAGCTCCATTTATACCGCCACCAAGTAGCAGCCCTGCTGCTGGCCCTGGGCCTGCTGGCGGGCCACGCGGCCGAGGCGCAAAGCCCTACCCGGGCCCGGCGCGGGCGCAATGGCAACGTGAAAACCCTGTTCGTGAACAACCTGCCAGGCTACGATGACAAGTGGTTTCACGGGGGCTTTCAGCTGAACGTAAGTGCCACGCGCTTTCGGGTGGAGCACTCCCCGCGCTACACCCAAAGCCGGGAGGTTTCGGCCAATGCTATTATGAGCCCGAGCTTTGGGGTGAACTTCGTGGGGGATGCCCGGCTGGCGGATTTCTTTACCCTGCGCTTTACGCCCGGGGTCGAATTCTCCAACCGCCGCATCGAGTACAAGCCGCTTTCTTATTCCCCGGCCGACTCCATTAAAACCCAGGAAGTTGGGGGGACTGTGCTGGAGTTTCCGCTGCTGCTCAAGTTTCATTCGGAGCGGCGCCGCAACTCGCGCATGTACCTCATTGCCGGGGCCAAGGCCAGCGTGAGCGTCACCAACCGTCGCCAGGACCCCGAAACCAGCGTATTGCGCACCGCCGGCACCGATTACTCCCTGGAGTATGGCGTAGGCATGGACTTGTTTTACCCGTTCTTCAAGTTTGCCCCCGAGCTGCGCTTTTCCCACGGCCTGCCCAACGTGCTGCAGAATAATTCCGATGTGTACAGCCGCAACCTGCAGCGCCTGCGCACCAACGCCGTCACGCTTTACCTGAATTTTGAATAG
- the ubiE gene encoding bifunctional demethylmenaquinone methyltransferase/2-methoxy-6-polyprenyl-1,4-benzoquinol methylase UbiE, with protein MSVVPYKDDAAGKKSQVAQMFNSIAGKYDFLNHFLSAGTDIYWRRKAVSELKELRPARILDIATGTADFAIETLRAASADAQITGVDISEGMLEVGRRKLAAKGLSNRIQLELGDSENLPFPDDHFDAVTASFGVRNFENLSKGLAEMRRVLRPGGKLVILEFSKPTAFPMKQAYNFYFQHILPVFGKLISKDRAAYTYLPESVQAFPDGSAFLTILAQVGFKTTAWQPLTFGISSIYTATK; from the coding sequence ATGTCCGTAGTTCCCTACAAAGATGATGCTGCCGGCAAGAAGTCGCAGGTGGCGCAGATGTTCAACAGCATTGCCGGCAAGTATGACTTCCTGAACCACTTTCTGAGCGCTGGCACCGACATCTACTGGCGGCGCAAGGCAGTAAGTGAGCTGAAGGAACTACGGCCAGCCCGCATTCTGGACATTGCCACCGGCACGGCCGACTTCGCCATTGAAACCCTGCGGGCGGCCTCAGCCGATGCGCAGATTACGGGCGTGGACATTTCGGAAGGCATGCTAGAAGTAGGGCGGCGCAAGCTGGCCGCTAAAGGCCTGAGCAACCGCATTCAGCTGGAGCTGGGCGACTCCGAGAATCTGCCGTTTCCCGACGACCACTTCGACGCCGTAACCGCTTCTTTCGGGGTGCGCAACTTCGAGAATCTGTCGAAGGGGCTGGCCGAAATGCGGCGCGTACTGCGGCCTGGGGGCAAGCTCGTGATTCTGGAGTTTTCCAAGCCCACGGCTTTTCCTATGAAGCAGGCCTACAACTTCTACTTTCAGCACATTCTGCCGGTGTTCGGCAAGCTGATTTCCAAAGACCGCGCCGCCTACACCTACCTGCCCGAGTCGGTGCAGGCCTTCCCCGACGGCAGCGCTTTTCTGACCATTCTGGCCCAGGTGGGCTTTAAGACTACTGCATGGCAACCCCTCACGTTCGGTATCAGCTCCATTTATACCGCCACCAAGTAG
- a CDS encoding OmpA family protein: MLNGKGHDASIQVFDNDTKMLMYRQDEGGDIFYSEKAGGDWTEPKKLNSNVNSKQFESDAYITPDGRTIYFSTGKYSEDGTLDIYFANRQPGGDWGEAKTIGNAINTKYDDDSPFLSKDGKTMYFSSRGHNTMGGYDIFKSEWDSIGNKWGRAENMGYPVNTPDDDSYYRLSPDGSYAYLSSYRIGGYGEKDIYTINYIKNVIIRGKVLSARDSVTVVPGAELVFSGTTAAKEVLSYRDVTKPDSGNYQVTVLSGRTYQVAVSKDGKSIETQEFAVPIVTNDSTVIEKNFYVPYVDTTTTNPDQFKKIYFDTDKYALRPESITELNNITRILKANTSLNLSIEGHCDSRNTDEYNIVLGQNRANAAYNFLKKNGIAETRLVTTSYGERRPDAPNDSPENMQLNRRVEFRPILKEGETMPKLNPGTGTGAGTGAGGATGTGTGTRTGASSTGTTRSTAAPLQPGKSKVKMADGTKVKTKVDEDSDKVKVKAKGPEGQESKTVYKEGEIDAKTKDETGKTKLQIEGAAPATTTPTDTTTVKP; encoded by the coding sequence GTGCTCAACGGTAAAGGCCACGACGCTTCCATTCAGGTGTTCGACAACGACACCAAGATGCTGATGTACCGGCAGGACGAAGGTGGCGACATCTTCTACTCCGAAAAAGCCGGCGGCGACTGGACCGAGCCCAAGAAGCTGAACAGCAATGTTAACTCGAAGCAGTTCGAGTCGGACGCCTACATCACGCCCGACGGACGCACCATCTACTTCTCCACGGGCAAATACTCCGAGGATGGTACACTGGACATCTACTTCGCCAACCGCCAGCCAGGTGGCGACTGGGGTGAGGCCAAAACCATTGGCAACGCCATCAACACCAAGTACGACGACGACAGCCCGTTCCTGAGCAAGGATGGCAAGACGATGTACTTCTCCTCCCGCGGCCACAACACCATGGGCGGCTACGACATCTTCAAGTCGGAGTGGGACTCGATTGGCAACAAGTGGGGCCGGGCCGAAAACATGGGCTACCCCGTTAATACGCCCGACGATGACAGCTACTACCGGTTGTCGCCGGATGGCTCGTACGCCTACCTGTCGTCGTACCGCATTGGTGGCTACGGTGAAAAGGACATCTACACCATCAACTACATCAAGAACGTCATCATCCGTGGCAAGGTCCTTTCGGCCCGCGACAGTGTGACGGTGGTTCCGGGTGCCGAGCTGGTGTTCAGCGGCACCACTGCCGCCAAGGAAGTTCTCAGCTACCGCGACGTAACCAAGCCCGATTCCGGCAACTACCAGGTAACTGTGCTTTCGGGCCGTACCTATCAGGTGGCCGTGTCGAAAGACGGCAAGAGCATTGAGACGCAGGAATTTGCCGTTCCTATCGTTACCAACGACTCCACGGTTATCGAGAAGAACTTCTACGTGCCGTATGTAGATACGACGACAACTAATCCCGATCAGTTCAAGAAAATCTACTTCGATACCGACAAGTATGCTTTACGGCCGGAGTCGATTACGGAGCTGAACAACATCACCCGTATTCTGAAAGCCAACACGAGCCTGAACCTGTCTATCGAAGGCCACTGCGACTCGCGCAACACGGATGAGTACAACATCGTGTTGGGTCAGAACCGCGCCAACGCAGCGTACAACTTCCTGAAGAAGAACGGTATTGCTGAAACCCGCCTCGTGACGACCAGCTACGGTGAGCGTCGCCCCGATGCCCCGAACGATTCGCCGGAAAACATGCAGCTGAACCGCCGCGTGGAGTTCCGCCCGATTCTGAAGGAAGGTGAAACCATGCCGAAACTGAACCCCGGCACGGGTACGGGAGCTGGCACCGGCGCCGGTGGCGCTACGGGCACTGGCACAGGTACCCGCACGGGAGCAAGCAGCACCGGCACTACCCGGAGCACTGCTGCCCCTCTGCAGCCCGGCAAAAGCAAGGTGAAGATGGCCGACGGCACCAAGGTGAAAACCAAGGTGGACGAGGACAGCGACAAAGTGAAGGTGAAAGCCAAAGGCCCCGAAGGTCAGGAGTCGAAAACCGTCTATAAAGAGGGTGAAATCGATGCCAAGACCAAGGACGAAACCGGCAAAACCAAGCTGCAGATTGAAGGCGCTGCCCCAGCCACAACTACGCCGACCGACACGACTACGGTGAAACCGTAA
- the yihA gene encoding ribosome biogenesis GTP-binding protein YihA/YsxC, whose product MLIRSAKFLTSNTRVDQCPVPDKPEYAFIGRSNVGKSSLINMLTGHKGLAKTSAQPGKTQLINHFIINDTWYLVDLPGYGYAKVSKTSRTAWERMIKFYLRERPNLSCVFVLIDSRHPPLVPDLEFIEMLGTMEVPFVLVFTKADKQSASRTQQNVADYTQKLGETWDELPRLFITSASEKTGRDDVLTFIEEVNQQLAQNPDNA is encoded by the coding sequence ATGCTGATTCGCTCGGCCAAATTCCTAACCAGCAACACTCGCGTCGACCAATGCCCAGTGCCCGACAAGCCGGAATACGCATTTATTGGTCGCTCCAACGTGGGCAAATCTTCCCTGATCAATATGCTGACGGGGCACAAGGGATTGGCTAAGACGTCAGCCCAGCCCGGCAAGACGCAGTTGATAAATCACTTCATCATCAACGACACCTGGTACCTGGTAGACTTACCCGGCTACGGCTACGCGAAGGTGAGCAAAACCTCCCGTACGGCCTGGGAACGAATGATTAAGTTCTACCTGCGGGAGCGGCCCAACCTTAGCTGCGTATTCGTGCTCATCGATTCGCGCCACCCGCCGCTGGTGCCCGACCTGGAGTTCATTGAAATGCTGGGCACGATGGAAGTGCCGTTTGTGCTGGTATTTACGAAGGCCGATAAACAGTCGGCTTCCCGCACCCAGCAAAATGTAGCTGACTACACCCAAAAACTCGGCGAAACCTGGGACGAATTGCCCCGGCTGTTTATTACCTCCGCTTCCGAAAAAACCGGCCGCGACGACGTGCTGACATTTATTGAGGAAGTAAATCAGCAGCTCGCGCAAAACCCGGATAATGCGTAG
- a CDS encoding energy transducer TonB, with product MKKIYCALALGFLATVPALAQQGTPVAPAPATTAPAPAQAGPAGIVAAAKYYEGGPEAMYAFINQELKYPVMARRNRIQGTCIVSFTLNTDGTMSGVKLVKQVGGGCGEEALRLVRLLKFNKPDYAILTNLPIAFKLPAPGQAAAQ from the coding sequence ATGAAAAAAATCTATTGCGCGCTGGCCCTTGGTTTCCTGGCTACGGTGCCGGCCTTGGCGCAGCAGGGCACTCCGGTCGCTCCGGCGCCCGCCACAACTGCTCCGGCCCCGGCGCAGGCTGGCCCGGCTGGCATTGTGGCGGCCGCCAAGTACTATGAAGGTGGCCCCGAAGCCATGTACGCCTTCATCAATCAGGAGCTGAAGTACCCCGTGATGGCCCGGCGCAACCGCATTCAGGGTACCTGCATCGTTTCCTTTACCCTGAATACCGACGGCACGATGTCGGGGGTAAAGCTGGTGAAGCAGGTGGGCGGAGGCTGCGGCGAGGAAGCCCTGCGCCTCGTGCGCCTGCTCAAGTTCAACAAGCCCGACTACGCCATTCTTACCAACCTGCCCATTGCGTTCAAGCTGCCGGCGCCGGGTCAGGCCGCCGCTCAGTAA
- a CDS encoding DUF5606 domain-containing protein, with product MPYDLKEVAAISGMPGLYRLVRPTRAGVIVETLDEKAARSVASARNKVSLLHEISIYTQDYDQTVPLAEVFDRIHQHYGEDFSLTNKSDDRDLTSFMETIIPDYDRQRVYMSDIKKLVTWYRLVSTTLPYDAAPAATDEAAAESDATSAEVAAPTAETTEEATEAKPKARSKKTAE from the coding sequence ATGCCTTATGATCTGAAGGAGGTAGCCGCCATCAGCGGAATGCCCGGCCTCTACCGCCTCGTGCGCCCTACCCGGGCCGGCGTTATCGTGGAAACCCTCGACGAGAAGGCCGCCCGCTCCGTGGCCTCGGCCCGCAACAAGGTGTCTTTGCTCCACGAAATTTCCATCTACACTCAGGACTACGACCAGACGGTGCCGCTGGCCGAGGTGTTTGACCGCATCCACCAGCACTACGGGGAGGATTTCTCGCTTACCAACAAGTCGGACGACCGGGACCTGACCTCGTTCATGGAAACCATCATCCCCGACTATGACCGTCAGCGCGTGTACATGTCGGACATCAAGAAGCTGGTAACCTGGTACCGCCTCGTAAGCACGACCCTGCCCTACGACGCTGCTCCCGCCGCGACGGATGAAGCGGCAGCCGAATCGGACGCTACCAGCGCCGAAGTGGCGGCTCCAACGGCTGAAACAACAGAAGAAGCTACGGAAGCCAAACCCAAGGCGCGCAGCAAAAAAACGGCGGAGTAA
- the fbp gene encoding class 1 fructose-bisphosphatase, translating into MTLHDKLALPVGTTLDRFIMRKQEDFPYATGELSQLLRDIALAAKIVNREINRSGLIDIAGAYGNRNVQGEDQQKLDVIANIRFIRALRNGGEVCTIVSEEDEDMIQTGNVQGKYVVAIDPLDGSSNIDVNVSIGTIFSVYRRVSPTGTEGTEQDCLQTGTHQVAAGYVIYGSSTMLVYTTGNGVNGFTYEPSLGEFFLSHPHITSPQTGAIYSINEGLSNDFTEGVREFVAYCKQQNYSARYIGSLVADFHRNLLKGGIYMYPATKRAAKGKLRLMYECNALSFIVEQAGGKASTGQQRIMELQPQTLHERCPFFIGSTELVEKAEEFMAREYAELAEQK; encoded by the coding sequence ATGACTCTCCACGACAAACTGGCGCTGCCCGTCGGTACCACCCTCGACCGGTTTATCATGCGCAAGCAGGAAGACTTTCCCTATGCTACCGGGGAACTGTCGCAGCTGCTGCGCGATATTGCGCTGGCCGCCAAAATCGTGAACCGCGAAATCAACCGCTCCGGCCTCATCGACATTGCCGGCGCCTACGGCAACCGCAACGTGCAGGGCGAAGACCAGCAGAAGCTCGACGTCATTGCCAACATCCGCTTTATCCGGGCCCTGCGCAACGGGGGCGAGGTATGCACCATCGTGTCGGAAGAAGATGAGGACATGATTCAGACCGGCAACGTGCAGGGCAAGTACGTGGTAGCCATCGACCCACTCGACGGCTCCTCCAACATCGACGTGAATGTGAGCATCGGCACCATTTTCAGCGTGTACCGGCGCGTGTCGCCTACCGGCACGGAAGGCACTGAGCAGGACTGCCTGCAGACCGGCACGCACCAGGTGGCCGCCGGCTACGTGATTTACGGCTCCAGCACCATGCTCGTGTACACCACCGGCAATGGCGTCAATGGCTTCACCTACGAGCCAAGCCTGGGGGAATTCTTTCTCTCGCATCCGCACATCACCTCCCCCCAGACCGGCGCTATCTACTCCATCAACGAAGGCCTGTCGAACGACTTCACGGAGGGCGTGCGCGAGTTTGTGGCGTACTGCAAGCAGCAGAACTACTCGGCCCGCTACATCGGCTCCCTGGTGGCCGACTTTCACCGCAACCTGCTTAAGGGCGGCATTTATATGTACCCGGCTACCAAGCGGGCGGCCAAGGGCAAGCTGCGCCTCATGTACGAGTGCAACGCGCTGTCGTTCATTGTAGAGCAGGCCGGCGGCAAAGCCAGTACCGGCCAGCAGCGCATCATGGAGCTGCAGCCCCAGACCCTGCACGAGCGGTGCCCGTTCTTCATTGGCTCCACGGAGCTGGTAGAAAAGGCCGAAGAGTTTATGGCCCGGGAGTATGCTGAGCTGGCCGAGCAGAAGTAG